The proteins below are encoded in one region of Deltaproteobacteria bacterium:
- a CDS encoding DUF4258 domain-containing protein gives MSKIGQIQALVRNGLYYLTEHADDEAINDDFDIHDVEYALLHGKIRRTWPRESKYEVVGKALDGRLLGVVCRITNTRKVRVITVYEDRPKH, from the coding sequence GTGAGTAAGATCGGGCAGATTCAGGCGCTCGTCCGGAATGGCCTTTACTATTTGACTGAGCATGCTGACGACGAAGCCATTAATGACGACTTCGATATCCATGACGTAGAGTACGCACTGCTGCATGGAAAGATCCGCCGAACTTGGCCGCGAGAGAGCAAATATGAAGTAGTGGGCAAAGCCTTGGATGGTCGTCTGCTCGGTGTTGTCTGCCGTATTACCAACACGAGGAAAGTCCGCGTCATTACCGTGTACGAAGACCGCCCGAAACACTGA